In Drechmeria coniospora strain ARSEF 6962 chromosome 03, whole genome shotgun sequence, the DNA window GCCTTCCGGGACGCCAAATTCTCGGGCGACGCGGAGAGGCATGTGCTCGAATGCGGCGTCGGAAGGAGACGCGGCTGCGTTGACCCCATCgcccaacgacggcgacgacgattctTTTGCTTACGCGGAGCCTCGATCGCAGACCAGGAGGCCGTCGCACGTCGCGCTGAAGGTGACCATTGTGAGGTCGCCAACACCGCTCCGgacgccgccatcctccGTCGTAACGACGGAGAGCGAACAGCTGGTTCACGAGTTCGCCATCGCACCCGACCAAACGGCGGTCGCGGTTCAGAACTCTCTTCGATCTATCCTCGGCAACTATTTCCCTCCCGATACCGACGGTTATCACCAATTCCACTTTTCTCTCCTCCCCGAGCTGGACGCGCTGTGGAAGCCCATCTTCCGTACAACGGGCCGCGGCAACCTCCAGAAAGTGGTGCATGGGGACATGAGCCAAATTCTTGCCATAGGATCTCAGGTTGGGGTCAAGAAGGAGTATTCGGATGCCATCACAGGTCAGTTGGAGAAGCTTGGGAGCAAGTCGAGCCATCTCGGCAGAGCAGATCGGCTTGACTTTCGGTACGTTTCGCTCGATTCTCGCGCGCAGCTAGGTCCAGCCTCGACTCGGCACCGTTGCTAACCACCATGGTGATCAGCTATCTCCTGGCCAATGCGATGCAAGCCTTCACGGCCCAGCCTCTTGCAAACCAGACATCGGACAATCCTTTCACCAACTCGTACCTGCTCGCGACCCTGATCGTGCCTCACCTGGAAACGTACCTGGTTCTGCACTCCGAGGTCCGATACTTGCTGCTGCAGTACCCCCCTGAGCACCTGGCAACGATGCTGGCCTTGCAGAaactcgtcggcgtcgacctgaTGAAGGTGGCGCAAATAGTTGATTCCGGCAGCAAAGACCACGCGCCTTTCACCCACATCCGAGGCGCCTCCATCGGCAGCAAGCCCGAGTCGAGTCCGAACACgcggtcgtcgccgtcgccgaggtcgccgcccGACGTTTCCGTCTCGGAGGCGAACTTCCTTctcacctcggccgcttctGACAAGGACATTGCGAATTTCGTGTCCACCGTCTGGAATTTCCCTGCCGACATTTCGGATTCGGAGGAGTGTTCGGGTCCAAACACTCCAgagcggccgcctcggccgacgccatccaCGTTTCCCAGGCCGACTGCTCGTAAGGTGAGAGAAGGAAGCTGTTCTTCCGTTTCTACTTTCGAGCGAGAGGTCTCAGTCTCGCCAAAAACTTTGGCGCTTACCTCGCCAACGGCACGTCCCGATTCGGCCTCGGATACGGTGGTAACGTTTACGTCAAGCGAGGGCGACGCAAGTCGGATGGATAATGCCGCATCATATGAGGATACGGAGGCGGAAGAAGTCGTGGCGTTTGATCACATCGACGACAGCGACTGCGACATTGACGAGCGCAGGCTGATGCCAATGTTCCTGAGAAAGCGTATTTCCCATGGACCTAATTCTCGCAAAGCGTTGAAGTTTCTTGGCCTGGCATAGTCGGCATCTGTTACACGCCTGATCTTGCACAACATACTGAATATTTCTCATTGTACCCTAAAATGACGGTTCGTTCCTGGGTCATAATATATCAACTTTTCACTCCGATAATCTGAATCATGCACTTGTACCCGTGGTAAATATAGTCTGCCATCAGCCACCAAGCAGGGCTGAATATACTTGGGAAGCAAACAACTCAAGAAGAAGGAGTTGAAACGATTACGTTATGGATTCGTCGTTAATGAGGCCTATCACGGAATCTGAAACCAATTCCTCGTAGCATTGCGTCCGTCGGAAGCCAACTTTTGGATTGTGCCCATTCTTGCTCGCACTTGGTGTCACGCACTGTCCGGGTACCGAACGCACAGTCACAAGGTGTAAAGGGTGAAAGCAAAGGATGACAGTCGCTATGATGCAAAGGATGATAGTCACTACGATGCAAAGGATGACTGTTACTTTGATGCAAATGATGACAGTCACTACGATGCAAAGGATGATAGTCACTACGATGTAAAGGATGACTGTTACTTTGATGCAAATGATGACAGTCGCTATGATGCAAAGGATGACAGTCACCACGACGCAAAGGATGACGGTCACTATATTAATACCCATTCTCGCAGGAAAGCAAAACTCGAAACAAAAACTACAAAAAAAAGTGttgggggagggggacgCAGCTCGTCACCCACGCAGCTGGCTCAGCCAACAGCTGACTCCAGAGATGGCGACGAAGAAACAGGAATAAGACAATGATACATGCTGCCGTGTCCTCGCTTCCGTCGCCGACTCCTTCTGCATTCGACGGCGTGCGCAGCATCGGCACCAAGGGGGACAGACGCGTACCGGAGGGCTCCTCTGCAAATGACGGTGCCTCGTCTCTCGCTCATCGTGTTGTCCATCTGACCCCAATCGCTTCATGCATAGCGTGTGAGGGGAGAGAAGAAATCCAAATGAACATGATTCATTCTATGAGCAGAAAGGGAGAGTACTGAAAATGGGAATAGAGAAAAAGTCATAACATGCCTGGCCCATCATTCCCGTGTCATTGCCCTCCGTCTCCCAGATTCGGGCCGTTCAGCAATCACCACGGCCGAGCGGCACGATTAGCAGCAGCTGTTGTTGGCTGAAGAACCAACACCCTGGCCTTGACCGACCTGGACGCTAGGCTTCGTGTTGTTGGCCGTGGTGGTGCCCATGCGTTCCTTGATTTGTCGAGCCATGGTCAGGAAGGCCTGCTCGACGTTGCTAGCATTCTTGGCTGATGTCTCGAGGAACGGGATCCCCAGGCTGTCGGCGAATTCCTTCAGATTGCGTCAGCACGTCGGTGCGAGGAAATCTGGCGCCCCAACAGGGCGAGCCGGTCAAGGAGGACAAGGCGGGAAGGCCACGCGACGCAGGCGGGATGCGAGGCCGAACGTGGGAATCGAGGCTCACCTTGGCAACTGTGTACTCGACGACCTTCTTGTCCGACATGTCGCTCttgttgccgacgaggagcttgTTGACGCCCTCGGTGGCGTATCGGTCGATTTCCTGGAGCCACTGCTTCACGTTGTTGAAGGAATCCATGTCGGTGACATCGTAGACGACGCAGATGCCGTGGGCGCCGCGGTAGTAGGACGAGGTGATGGTTCGGAATCGCTCCTGGCCGGCCGTATCCCACTGCAGCGAGCAAGGATTAGCCGTGGGCAGGGAGGTGGGCGCCCGGCGGCACCGTGGACGGAGAGGGGTACTCACAATCTGAAGCTTGACCGTCTTCCCGTCGAGCTCTATTGTTCGGATTTTCTGCGAAGCGTCAGCTAGGAGTCCTGGATGTTCACGCAGCCAGACGGCCGGGCGGATGGGCCGTCCATGCAGGCAGGCGTGCGGAGGGCGGAGGGCGGGGACGTACAaagtcgacgccgatggtggATATGTACGATTCGGTGTAGGTGTCGTCGGCGAATCGCAGCAGCAAGCAGGACTTGCCGACACCGGAATCACCGATGAGGAGCAACTTGAAAAGGTAGTCGTATCTACGGTCGGCTGGTCAGCAAGCGGCGGTTCGTTTGCGGGCGTTTCTCCGGGAGTGGAGAAtggggtcgtcgtcgtcgtcgtcgtcgtcatcgtcgtcgtcgttgcttTTCGTTGCTCGCAGATGTCGGCACGGGAAGATGGGAGGCACTCTGGCAGCGGTCGGGTCAGCATCGGCTCCACGGGGCAAGACGAAGCGTGCGGCAACGGATGCCAGAGGCCGCCTACCACTCAGGGTTCAtgttggcggcggcaacaCGAGCGCGTTGGGAGTTTGGTGGCGAGTCGAAAAGCAGCCGGCGCTGGAGGAGCGACGAGGCAAGCAGTCTCGATGATGGTGGCGGGCTGCAAGGCCGAAGGAGCGTCGGGTGGCTGCGGAggtgatggatggatgatggatgggaggatggatggatggatggatggatgagtGAAGTGAGAGGGTGAGTGCCTCAGGAAAGGCACGTCGCCGTTTGGGAGTGGCGGTGGTAGGGGCGGTAGGGGTGGTGAGGGACGGCGGCTGGACGGGGTCACGTGCGTGTCagcttggcgacgacgacagtgCAGGGCAGGAGGAGCCTGGAGGGTGGCAGCGTTCGGCGTCCACcgtgcgccgtcggcccacTGCCACTGTCAAGCGGGGGCGCGCCGCGGGCCAGCAGTCAGTCTGTCTTGGGATGCCAGCGAGGGTGGGCGTCCCAACCCATGCCAGTGAGCGAGGGAGCGAGGGAGCGCGAGTGAATGATGGGTTGCACggcagtgtactgtactgtacctgtccTGCTATCGCTGCATCGCCTTTTCCCCCTGCTCTGTGCCTTTTTCTCGGATGAGCAATGAGACGGCAGCACATGACGCCAGTACAGGCTGGTCTACAGTGCACCAAAGGCCATCAGTGCCCGCCCTCAGTGGTAATAGTACCTCGGCGGTACCTGCGAGGAAGTGCACAGCCTCGCACGAGACCTGCAGCCAGCAGTCGCAGCACAGTGCGGGGAGCGAGACTCGTCTGGGAGGTACCAGAAGAGAGAGATGCCAGCAATCATGCCCTGCctgccgccctcgaggcaGAAGCTGCTTCGCCATCCCCTCGAAGTAGAAGCTGCTTCGCCACCGGTCACACTCGTCGGGGCTCGCTGTTCGTGCGTGCCGTCCATCACCGGCGACGAGAGAGCTGACCAGCAAGCCGCATGTGACCACTGCCGGCTTCGGCTGAGCATCGATTTCGGCCTGCACCGTCGGCCTCTGTCACGCCCCTATGCTGCCTAGGAGGTGGTCACCCGGCGGCAAGGGAGGAGTCACCATCGGTTCGAGCACACGTCACGGCACCGGCATGCTCGAACTGGCCTTTGAACTCCGCACCGCTcaaccgtcgacgacaataTCGACTCTTCGGACCGCAGAATGACGCCGCCGCTGTCCAGATAGTCCCGCCATCACGAGCATGTGCTTGCCCAAGCCGGACTCACTGGACGAAAAGACGTCGTCGAACTCGTTCTCTCCTCTCACGGCCCCGGTTGCCACGATCTTGCCTGGCGAACGCTCATGACCCGGCGAAATGCAAGACGGACGAAATGCAAGACGGACGAATTGCAAGACGGACGTACCGCTGGCGTCACCAACCCGTAGCCGCATCGCCACGGCAGCAGGGTTCGACCCGTCATTGAACGTGGTCCTGCATCGATATCGGCCCGTCATGTGTCGTCTTTCTGCCCCCGACTGCTCATCGACCGGTCATCAGTCACCTCTTCGCTTCCCGACGTCAACCTCAAGCCAGGAACGGGGTCTCCATCGCATCGCCTGGACAGCAATGGCCTGAGCCAGCCGAAAGGGCTGCGAGGAAGTGGCAAAGATCAAACGAGTGAAGAAACGATGGGGATGATGGAGAAGGGTAGGCTCCTCCACCAGCACGAGCACTTGTtgtacggtaagtacttacctacagtactagcaCCGCTGCCGAAAAAATCCCAGGGGtataattacttacttgtagcTGTACAGGCATCTATTTTCGTCATGCGGCTTGCCAACAGCGCCATCTCCCATCGTCGAGCGGGTTGATCGATCCACTCGACCCCCGGTTTCGCAGCCGACTCATTCCAAGAAACGCACCAGAGCGCGAGGCAAGCGGAAGAAGCCAGCCTCGATGTCCATGGCGACCGTGTTGCAGTGGATAGGCCGAGAAGAAGACGAGGGTGTATGAGAAACCAAGGGCATATGAAGCGAAATATTGCTTGCAGGCCGACCGAGTCCAACGACaagatgtactgtaagtactgtaagtaatacatgcagGATGAAAtactctgtaattacttCTTAACAGCTGTGCATTTGTGAAATACGAGGTTCGTTATCGTAACCCCTTGCCCCACTCATCAAGACAGCATCACTCGCATCGAAGCGCTAGGATTCGCTGAAAACCCGGAGAAGTGGAGCCGCAGCACGCGGTTctcctgccgtcggcgacccaCCACAACGGTAAATCAATCTGCCAATACcaacctacaagtactttcatgtacacctactgcaaagTTACGAGTtgccgtacaagtgctgtactcgcAGGCAGGGCAttcacaagtacatgtgctagcgaacaagtactccgcGCTCCAACTCTAGTGCTTGGAAGGCCTACAACTCGGTACGCGTTCCAGAGGGCGATAGGCACATACAACCAATACTTACAGGGAGCTGcaagagtacatgtacagtacatgtacagtacatggttggagcacatgtatggagtacatgtttggagtacagtacaagtactccggcCATGGTTTCAAGTACTGCAATTacctacttgcagtacttctCCGTCAACGTCCTTTCCGGATCTCGGATTAATAAAGATTTGGACATCGAGCGGTCGTACAGCGTCATTGCAACACCACTTCCAACAAACGCAGCGACAGCGAAGCTCGAGAACCTCGTTCCGCTCTCCCCGTCTTTTGTTTGCTCCTCCAGAACAATTCCACACATTGCATTTCCTCGTTCCtgagagggagagggacTCGTTGGTTCCCCTACCCTCTCCATGGCCACTCTGCCACAAGGTGCTTGGAGGAGGAGCTCTGGCAGACAATGGCGAAGTGGCAGACAATGGCGAACATGCCATCCTACCATCGACCCCGTTCGTGCTGTTGCTAGCCGTGCCTTGTCGCATACTCGTCGAGTCTTGGACTTGTCCCTTCAACGATCCCTTTGGCCGGCTCGAGACGGATTGGCGACGCCTTGCTTCGACACCACTGCCGTTCgctgcgccggcggcaggAGGGAGCAGAGTCCAGATCCGAACAAGGCAAAGCTCGGCAAAAGTAAGCTCATCTCTCCTCTTTCCATGCCACTTCATGGCGGAACGAATGCTGATGGGTAGCGTTCTAGCTCTGAGGATTCTCCAAGAACGCATGCCGACGCTGCTGCAATCCCCGTTGCCGCAGCAGATTCTCGCGCCCAACATCTCCCTCAACCTATTTCCCACCACCCATCCCCACCTCCCCACCGTCTCCGGCCGTGTCGCCTACACGGCTGCCCTGTGGACGTCGCCTATTGCTTGGAACCGCGTCCCCATCATCGGCAACGTCCGGCTCGagatcctcgccgagcgcaTGACCTCGGAGCCCCTCACATTCTTAccccgacgagccggcgccATGcccgagcagctcgtcgtccgctGGTGCGAGAAGAGGAAACCGATGGGAGGTCCGCCCGAACCCGGAGGGATCGCGAGGGCGCTGTGGCGGGGCgggggcgtcgacgccaacaAGGCCTTTACGGGCCTCTTCATATTCGACtttgacgccgacggccgcatcCTGACCCATACCATCGAAAAGGCCCAGGAAGGCGGCGACTGGGAGAGAGGCGTGGGCGCCAAGTTTGTCGGCCTGACCGACTGGCTCCTGGGTGGCATGAAAGACCCTAATGATACCCCGATTCCGATGTTTCAAAATCTCCGACAACGACGATGCAGGTGAAGCCGAGGAGGCAGAGTCCGTCGgtggacgagcagcaggctcGAGGGAGCTCGCCCTGAGCCTCGGGAGAAATGCACGCCGTCGTGAGCTCGCGAAATCTCTACTCCATCTTTGTTTTCACCGCTGTATTCTTGAGCCTGGCACCAAGGAAAGTACATGAAAGCATCCTCCTCCCGATGCACCACTTTATGCCGCAGACAATATCCCTGCTTTGTTCCTCATTGTTCGTCCAACCAAGTGAGCTGTGACTTGTGGCCCGCATTCGGCCGGATCATGGCAGGCCGCGAGCGCCATGACTGGGTTCTAGACCCCGGGGGCACCTGGAACAGCATTCCGCCATCCGAGCCCGAGCCTTGGCTACGGGGGCTGCGACAAAATAGCGACGGCCGCTACATTTCATGGCGATTTGCGCCGCCGAGTTCCTTTCTCGTGGAAATGTCGTTTGCGAGCCTTCAAAAGCCACTGTCTCCCAGATTTTCGCCCTCGAATCCGATCTTGGCAAGCTTCTTCAGCCGCGCCTTCTCCTTGATCTTGTC includes these proteins:
- a CDS encoding gastric mucin-like protein gives rise to the protein MARHASGLLGGIVAFEGRPETVSTQLRLLPTSPLLLILPSVQCYLPVDYPDRDFDAREHVRQVQDAFTARNEAARAFLQGSTPTNKRLVFMNGGAPSAQALCIKAIMKYETFGAKAEAAAIFDHLVRDGLAGLRRGPGHSIGRNSAGPVSNERPRSGDFDDPITRAMRAADALDRQTANLQPAGDFDILACTRQRSSSLPLYGYSDEFGDAAPFLVFGARRESQCEDAVSPSAASPPIMGLDESPWQKSTRLPSAASDSPPCSPTCVGVAYSPEPVPACDEVDDLSPMSDVFSIHTIDNVVYGEASLLDMRPSVRPRSLARVKSLDRLFPASPKFRDLCTPSASWLGESEARKSRRPQSLMLVTDARDASRSRLSSIEQPRTVMINSRLSLANNAMPSRETESAAEHRPTYVDRGTDANEHSTQKPPFQPVFACTEDLVVYLKEGTPDGVLESAINSIKDGRYPLISPSPPASVSEGWHKPSGTPNSRATRRGMCSNAASEGDAAALTPSPNDGDDDSFAYAEPRSQTRRPSHVALKVTIVRSPTPLRTPPSSVVTTESEQLVHEFAIAPDQTAVAVQNSLRSILGNYFPPDTDGYHQFHFSLLPELDALWKPIFRTTGRGNLQKVVHGDMSQILAIGSQVGVKKEYSDAITGQLEKLGSKSSHLGRADRLDFRYLLANAMQAFTAQPLANQTSDNPFTNSYLLATLIVPHLETYLVLHSEVRYLLLQYPPEHLATMLALQKLVGVDLMKVAQIVDSGSKDHAPFTHIRGASIGSKPESSPNTRSSPSPRSPPDVSVSEANFLLTSAASDKDIANFVSTVWNFPADISDSEECSGPNTPERPPRPTPSTFPRPTARKVREGSCSSVSTFEREVSVSPKTLALTSPTARPDSASDTVVTFTSSEGDASRMDNAASYEDTEAEEVVAFDHIDDSDCDIDERRLMPMFLRKRISHGPNSRKALKFLGLA
- a CDS encoding GTP-binding protein ypt1, with protein sequence MTTTTTTTTPFSTPGETPANEPPLADQPTVDTTTFSSCSSSVIPVSASPACCCDSPTTPTPNRTYPPSASTLYVPALRPPHACLHGRPIRPAVWLREHPGLLADASQKIRTIELDGKTVKLQIVSTPLRPRCRRAPTSLPTANPCSLQWDTAGQERFRTITSSYYRGAHGICVVYDVTDMDSFNNVKQWLQEIDRYATEGVNKLLVGNKSDMSDKKVVEYTVAKVSLDSHVRPRIPPASRGLPALSSLTGSPCWGARFPRTDVLTQSEGIRRQPGDPVPRDISQEC